One region of Danio rerio strain Tuebingen ecotype United States chromosome 5, GRCz12tu, whole genome shotgun sequence genomic DNA includes:
- the zfand5a gene encoding AN1-type zinc finger protein 5a isoform X1, translating into MAQETNQSPVPILCTTGCGFYGNPRTNGMCSVCYKEHLNRQQSSDRSPMSPLAAGSPSAEASAIQRLEASINKAETLPAPSTETMRESIPSSSLPVTQKMTEMSISREEKALSPKAETVEPVITQPTSSYSPIPVAQANDDAKSPDSSKPKKNRCFTCRKRVGLTGFDCRCGNLFCGIHRYSDKHNCTYDYKAEAAAKIRKENPVVVADKIQRI; encoded by the exons ATGGCCCAAGAGACAAACCAGAGCCCCGTGCCTATACTGTGTACCACAGGCTGTGGTTTCTATGGCAACCCTAGGACCAATGGCATGTGCTCGGTGTGCTATAAGGAGCACCTGAACAGACAGCAAAGCAGTGATCGCAGTCCCATGAGCCCCCTGG CAGCTGGCAGTCCCTCAGCAGAGGCCTCCGCTATACAGAGACTAGAAGCCAGCATAAACAAAGCAGAGACCTTACCTGCACCCAGCACAGAAACCATGAGAGA aaGTATTCCTTCAAGCTCCTTACCGGTGACACAGAAAATGACTGAAATGAGTATTTCCAGAGAGGAAAAGGCCCTCTCACCTAAAGCAGAGACAGTCGAACCAG TTATAACACAGCCCACCTCCTCCTACTCCCCCATCCCCGTGGCTCAAGCCAATGATGATGCCAAGAGCCCAGACTCCTCCAAACCCAAGAAAAATAGATGCTTTACCTGCCGGAAGAGAGTCGGCCTAACAG GTTTTGACTGTCGATGTGGTAATCTGTTCTGTGGAATTCATCGGTACTCAGACAAGCACAACTGCACATACGATTACAAGGCGGAAGCCGCCGCCAAGATCCGCAAGGAAAATCCTGTAGTGGTGGCCGATAAAATCCAGAGAATATAA
- the zfand5a gene encoding AN1-type zinc finger protein 5a yields MAQETNQSPVPILCTTGCGFYGNPRTNGMCSVCYKEHLNRQQSSDRSPMSPLAGSPSAEASAIQRLEASINKAETLPAPSTETMRESIPSSSLPVTQKMTEMSISREEKALSPKAETVEPVITQPTSSYSPIPVAQANDDAKSPDSSKPKKNRCFTCRKRVGLTGFDCRCGNLFCGIHRYSDKHNCTYDYKAEAAAKIRKENPVVVADKIQRI; encoded by the exons ATGGCCCAAGAGACAAACCAGAGCCCCGTGCCTATACTGTGTACCACAGGCTGTGGTTTCTATGGCAACCCTAGGACCAATGGCATGTGCTCGGTGTGCTATAAGGAGCACCTGAACAGACAGCAAAGCAGTGATCGCAGTCCCATGAGCCCCCTGG CTGGCAGTCCCTCAGCAGAGGCCTCCGCTATACAGAGACTAGAAGCCAGCATAAACAAAGCAGAGACCTTACCTGCACCCAGCACAGAAACCATGAGAGA aaGTATTCCTTCAAGCTCCTTACCGGTGACACAGAAAATGACTGAAATGAGTATTTCCAGAGAGGAAAAGGCCCTCTCACCTAAAGCAGAGACAGTCGAACCAG TTATAACACAGCCCACCTCCTCCTACTCCCCCATCCCCGTGGCTCAAGCCAATGATGATGCCAAGAGCCCAGACTCCTCCAAACCCAAGAAAAATAGATGCTTTACCTGCCGGAAGAGAGTCGGCCTAACAG GTTTTGACTGTCGATGTGGTAATCTGTTCTGTGGAATTCATCGGTACTCAGACAAGCACAACTGCACATACGATTACAAGGCGGAAGCCGCCGCCAAGATCCGCAAGGAAAATCCTGTAGTGGTGGCCGATAAAATCCAGAGAATATAA